Proteins from a genomic interval of Candidatus Cloacimonadaceae bacterium:
- a CDS encoding glycoside hydrolase family protein — translation MDEVRKSVLLNMCFNLGIGGLMGFNNTLAFIAAGDWERAANGMLASMWAKQVG, via the coding sequence TTGGATGAAGTCCGCAAGTCGGTGCTGCTGAACATGTGTTTCAACTTGGGTATTGGTGGTCTTATGGGCTTCAACAACACCCTGGCTTTTATAGCTGCCGGAGACTGGGAACGGGCTGCCAATGGTATGCTTGCTTCCATGTGGGCAAAGCAGGTCGGT
- a CDS encoding FlgD immunoglobulin-like domain containing protein, with the protein MGLFGYVSNGTPTIASTFDVMIKNLGLLNPNVTGRRATGTLVGHVILPHTLPARSYTVIIERCYAEPSGGTAQVRGLGSVGGLVGANNSNAKQRVPIIRFSYAKVTVSATHPNNVARNPNDPTGTPGINNPYNIKYGGLVGCNQNGVTQDSFARGNVSGGDRVGGVAGCTIGGAIFRSYSTGTVTRGIAPGNWEGGIGGLVGLTSGSLPPGLGGTVSTGSCENCFWDTQTSGISTSAGGTGKTTVQMKTQSTFTNWDYIYVWDIDVGINDGYPYLRGTANADFHYRTLQSGNWNAISTWQYSVNNSTWNNAVAAPDAANSISITIRNSHIVSVTVSVIIDQTTIDSGGKVIVNNAQTFSVTNGAGTDLQVNGILEVTGILLPEISSSTAFGNTSKLIYNGSVAQSTGTYFTFPVHNLDIANPAGVTFTNNIQVNNVLSVLSGFYSGSTGTDGYYSPNVNYIRIDTSGALINSFNLAMSTPSLMPNFVNRQWVITGTYSGNKQITFYWTNVDDGNFPWSASVEPAVNKGGTKYPGTYDVSGSTRSIVIVVPSTLTKGTWTIGRSDEQTLPVQLSSFTAMINGSNNVLLQWVTQTESNLVGYRIYRHVNIDLTDALMLNTFVHATNTSQMQVYAYRDVEVYEPATYYYWLESLELDGGNEFFGPISILVSPQNTGAPSIPLQNGIVSMYPNPFNPALTVDYALRQDAEIKLAIYNSRGQLVKTIHRGALPKGSHRAGWDGKDDRGKQSSSGIYFVRLVIGSESFTGKLILSQ; encoded by the coding sequence GTGGGTCTGTTTGGTTATGTTTCAAACGGAACTCCAACCATAGCCTCCACTTTCGACGTCATGATCAAAAACCTTGGATTGCTCAATCCAAACGTAACCGGCAGAAGAGCGACCGGAACTCTTGTCGGACATGTGATTCTGCCTCATACACTTCCGGCAAGATCCTATACCGTAATAATCGAAAGGTGCTATGCCGAACCAAGCGGCGGAACTGCGCAAGTGCGCGGTTTGGGAAGTGTCGGTGGTCTGGTCGGCGCCAATAACAGCAATGCCAAACAACGCGTCCCGATCATCCGTTTCAGCTATGCCAAAGTGACAGTATCCGCTACGCATCCCAATAACGTTGCTCGCAACCCAAACGACCCAACCGGTACGCCTGGAATCAATAATCCATACAACATCAAATACGGAGGTTTAGTGGGCTGCAACCAAAATGGCGTCACGCAGGACAGCTTTGCCCGTGGCAACGTTTCCGGAGGCGACCGCGTCGGCGGTGTTGCGGGATGCACGATTGGCGGTGCGATATTTCGCAGCTATTCCACCGGAACGGTTACCCGGGGGATCGCCCCCGGCAATTGGGAAGGCGGGATCGGCGGACTGGTGGGATTGACCAGCGGGTCTCTTCCTCCCGGACTTGGCGGAACGGTTTCGACCGGAAGCTGTGAAAATTGTTTCTGGGATACACAAACATCCGGTATTTCCACATCCGCAGGCGGAACGGGCAAAACAACTGTCCAGATGAAGACCCAATCCACCTTTACCAACTGGGATTATATCTATGTTTGGGACATCGATGTCGGTATCAATGACGGCTATCCCTATCTGCGCGGCACAGCCAACGCGGATTTCCATTATCGCACCTTACAAAGCGGAAACTGGAATGCAATTTCCACATGGCAGTATTCCGTGAACAACAGTACATGGAACAATGCAGTGGCCGCTCCGGACGCCGCGAACTCCATATCAATCACGATTCGCAATTCCCATATAGTCTCAGTGACTGTGTCGGTCATCATCGACCAAACGACCATTGACAGCGGCGGCAAAGTAATCGTTAATAACGCTCAGACATTTAGCGTCACCAATGGTGCGGGGACAGACCTTCAGGTAAACGGAATCCTCGAAGTGACTGGTATTCTGTTGCCGGAGATCAGCAGCAGCACTGCGTTTGGCAACACCTCAAAATTGATCTACAACGGCAGCGTGGCACAAAGCACCGGAACCTATTTTACGTTCCCCGTCCACAATCTTGATATAGCCAACCCAGCAGGGGTCACCTTCACCAACAATATCCAGGTCAACAACGTCCTCAGTGTTCTTTCGGGATTCTACAGCGGTAGCACTGGCACGGATGGATACTATTCTCCCAATGTCAATTACATCAGGATCGATACCAGCGGAGCGCTCATCAATTCCTTCAATCTGGCGATGAGTACACCCTCCCTAATGCCAAACTTTGTCAACCGTCAGTGGGTAATCACAGGCACATATAGCGGCAACAAACAGATCACATTTTACTGGACGAATGTCGATGACGGCAATTTCCCATGGAGCGCATCAGTCGAACCTGCTGTTAATAAAGGCGGCACCAAGTATCCGGGCACCTATGATGTCTCCGGTAGCACCCGTAGTATTGTTATTGTAGTTCCTTCCACCCTGACCAAGGGAACCTGGACGATCGGCAGAAGCGACGAACAAACCCTTCCGGTGCAGCTTTCCAGCTTTACAGCAATGATCAACGGCAGTAACAACGTCTTGTTACAATGGGTCACTCAGACGGAATCCAATCTGGTCGGCTACCGTATTTACCGGCATGTCAATATTGATCTGACGGACGCTTTGATGCTGAATACTTTTGTTCATGCCACCAACACTTCCCAAATGCAGGTGTACGCCTATAGGGACGTTGAAGTGTATGAACCGGCAACCTACTATTACTGGTTGGAAAGCCTGGAGCTTGACGGTGGCAACGAATTCTTTGGGCCGATCAGCATTCTCGTCAGTCCCCAGAACACCGGCGCTCCGTCCATCCCTCTGCAAAACGGCATCGTCTCGATGTATCCGAATCCGTTCAACCCTGCCTTGACCGTAGATTATGCCCTCCGCCAAGACGCCGAAATCAAGCTCGCCATCTATAACAGCCGTGGACAATTGGTCAAAACCATCCATCGCGGAGCTCTCCCCAAAGGCTCTCACAGAGCAGGCTGGGATGGCAAAGACGATCGTGGGAAGCAATCCTCAAGCGGAATATATTTCGTCCGTTTGGTGATCGGCAGCGAAAGCTTCACCGGCAAGTTGATTCTCTCCCAATAG
- the phnC gene encoding phosphonate ABC transporter ATP-binding protein yields MNQLQVIDLKKTYDNKLFAVDGISFEVQKGDFVILLGLSGSGKSTLLRCINRLIEPTAGDILFEGQSIRELSNHNLRRYRRNIAMVFQQFNLVKNISVLTNVLTGRLGYHHLMSPFTKSDLEMARENMKRVGLQDFSHKQVKHLSGGQQQRVGIARALMQNPSIILADEPVASLDPATADSIMQYLGEINREGISIICSLHFLSLARRYGNRVIALKDGKIKFSGNPHEIDNARFKQIYGEDAQEI; encoded by the coding sequence ATGAACCAACTCCAAGTCATCGATCTCAAAAAGACTTACGATAACAAACTCTTCGCCGTGGACGGCATTTCCTTCGAGGTGCAAAAAGGCGATTTTGTGATTCTGCTCGGGCTTTCCGGAAGTGGGAAATCCACTCTGTTGCGTTGCATCAACCGCTTGATCGAACCCACCGCGGGAGACATCCTCTTTGAAGGGCAATCAATACGGGAGCTTTCCAATCACAACCTGAGACGCTACCGACGCAACATCGCCATGGTTTTTCAACAATTTAACCTCGTCAAAAATATATCTGTGCTTACTAACGTGCTCACCGGTCGCCTCGGCTATCATCATCTGATGTCGCCATTTACGAAATCCGACCTCGAAATGGCGCGGGAAAACATGAAGCGCGTCGGTTTGCAGGATTTTTCCCACAAACAGGTCAAACACCTCTCCGGCGGTCAACAGCAAAGGGTGGGTATCGCACGCGCATTGATGCAAAATCCCAGCATCATCCTCGCCGACGAACCGGTCGCCAGCCTCGATCCCGCCACTGCGGATTCCATCATGCAATACCTTGGCGAGATCAATCGCGAGGGCATCAGCATCATCTGCAGCCTGCATTTTCTTTCCCTCGCCCGCCGCTATGGCAACCGCGTCATCGCTCTCAAAGACGGTAAAATCAAGTTTTCCGGTAACCCCCACGAGATCGACAACGCCCGTTTCAAACAGATCTACGGAGAAGACGCGCAAGAGATATGA
- a CDS encoding phosphate/phosphite/phosphonate ABC transporter substrate-binding protein produces MRIKLTILSMILLFALAACMSESTRIGRANRNLGTKKNPIKMYFVPSLEAGKVVASGEAIARHLERETGYHFKVAVPTSYAAVIEALGSFQADIAWLPTYAYVLAKDKYDAEVRFMTVRNELTKYRGQFLARSDSPVKSIEDISGRIIAYTDAASASGYIYPSAILKQKGIVAKDITFAGGHPQAILSLYSGRADVACTYWSPADASGRPKDAREKLLDTYPDILEKISIIGFTDWIPNDTVTFRKSIPAEIADKLSKALYAFAASDEGKQTLKTLYDIDGLEYATDADYDIVRTTLKILELDPSELLK; encoded by the coding sequence ATGCGCATAAAGCTTACGATATTATCGATGATTCTGCTGTTCGCGCTTGCCGCTTGCATGAGCGAAAGCACCCGCATCGGGCGGGCAAACCGTAATCTTGGCACCAAAAAGAACCCGATCAAGATGTATTTCGTTCCTTCGCTCGAAGCTGGAAAAGTAGTCGCCAGCGGAGAAGCCATCGCGCGCCACCTGGAAAGGGAAACCGGCTATCATTTCAAGGTCGCAGTCCCCACCAGTTATGCAGCCGTGATCGAAGCTCTGGGAAGTTTTCAGGCGGATATAGCCTGGCTGCCAACCTACGCCTATGTGCTCGCCAAAGATAAATATGATGCCGAAGTAAGATTCATGACGGTCCGCAACGAACTGACCAAATACCGCGGTCAATTCCTCGCCCGTTCCGATTCTCCGGTCAAAAGCATCGAAGACATTTCCGGCAGGATCATCGCCTACACCGATGCCGCCTCCGCCTCCGGATACATCTATCCCTCCGCGATCCTCAAACAGAAGGGCATCGTTGCCAAGGACATCACTTTTGCCGGTGGTCATCCTCAGGCGATCCTTTCTCTATATAGCGGCAGGGCAGACGTAGCCTGCACATACTGGTCTCCGGCAGACGCCAGCGGCAGACCCAAGGACGCTCGCGAAAAGCTGCTGGATACCTATCCAGATATCCTTGAAAAGATCAGCATCATCGGTTTTACGGACTGGATCCCAAACGACACGGTCACCTTCAGAAAAAGCATCCCCGCGGAGATTGCAGACAAACTCAGCAAGGCGCTCTATGCATTTGCCGCCAGCGATGAAGGCAAGCAAACCCTGAAAACCTTGTATGACATCGACGGGCTCGAATATGCCACGGATGCTGATTATGACATCGTTCGCACTACGCTCAAAATCCTGGAATTGGACCCTTCCGAACTGCTGAAATAG